From the Panulirus ornatus isolate Po-2019 chromosome 46, ASM3632096v1, whole genome shotgun sequence genome, one window contains:
- the LOC139763074 gene encoding uncharacterized protein isoform X4, whose amino-acid sequence MRLRGGSQQPVECLPDCGRGYLMAPQTPLLQPGQLQADSDAHLQPNMEEDLNYASVPYLVHTPVSTVASIPNLAHTSMPALIPAPTPTLLPTSTPIVPEPSPPNLVHCSVTILTPSCKESAKKDVAESLNAAEEEDVLGCLERRESSSSCSCPTTSSKPDVDGGWAWIVFAAAFLQFFVSSGMYYSFSVFFVELLRTFEESRAKTGWVYSTNSAVHMFCGPLSGWLISRWGPRATVMIGGVLAGLGNIMTAFAPSLDVIFFTHGFVNAVGTSLNFCGWVVGLGRFWKRRHALIVGMAMSGSGFGVFFLGPLMDSIVHEYGWRGAMLICAGMSFNFSVFGATIYSKKRETPAPEGIYLEKQRLVIVDDVSKDTVTDCDALADSSSDDSLRKSKSSERDMTDKILTDTKAMPSLVAAGSVWSLAHYHHHNGRIKNWLYSLWYYLKNHSKFRNKLKDKQNAATSEGTKQRLLCSPSFWLLEASCFLSFMATTTMFAVFLDWTTWAGMSTAFSAALAGSGAGDLVGRLLAGALMGRGFPPLLLFSGIQTLLAAAIGFASLASTPRQLVAAMVGMGMACGLQSVLSALIPSQLSSGSGVGRVLGYLLLVTGAGALSGPPIAGVLVDQTNSYTPVMILCAAAPAAAGILNLVAHCTSPRAKNASSDR is encoded by the exons GATACCTGATGGCCCCCCAGACCCCACTACTACAACCCGGCCAGCTTCAAGCTGATTCAGACGCTCACCTTCAGCCCAACATGGAGGAAGACCTCAACTACGCCTCCGTGCCCTACCTTGTACATACTCCAGTATCCACCGTGGCCTCTATACCCAACCTCGCTCATACCTCCATGCCCGCCCTCATACCagctcccacacccaccctcttaCCCACTTCCACGCCCATCGTGCCAGAGCCCTCCCCACCTAACCTCGTCCACTGCTCAGTGACAATCCTTACGCCGAGTTGCAAAGAATCTGCCAAAAAAGATGTCGCCGAATCTTTAAATGCTG cagaggaggaggatgtgttgggtTGCCTGGAGAGGCGTGAGTCCAGCTCAAGCTGCAGCTGCCCTACTACCTCCAGCAAGCCAGACGTGGACGGAGGGTGGGCGTGGATAGTGTTTGCAGCCGCCTTCCTTCAGTTCTTTGTCTCCTCAG GTATGTACTACTCCTTCAGCGTGTTCTTCGTGGAGCTCCTGCGAACGTTTGAGGAGAGCCGGGCAAAGACTGGCTGGGTATATTCCACCAACTCTGCGGTGCATATGTTCTGTGGGCCGTTAAGTGGCTGGCTGATCTCCCGCTGGGGCCCACGAGCCACCGTCATGATCGGAGGAGTGTTGGCCGGCCTAGGGAATATCATGACCGCCTTTGCTCCGAGTTTGGATGTCATCTTCTTTACCCATGGCTTCGTCAATG CTGTGGGAACGAGTCTCAACTTCTGCGGGTGGGTCGTAGGTTTGGGACGGTTCTGGAAGCGGCGCCACGCACTCATCGTCGGTATGGCCATGTCTGGCTCGGGCTTTGGCGTCTTCTTCCTTGGCCCTCTCATGGACTCCATCGTCCACGAGTACGGATGGAGGGGGGCTATGCTCATCTGTGCCGGTATGTCATTCAATTTTTCCGTGTTCGGGGCGACTATATACAGCAAAAAAAGAGAGACCCCGGCACCAGAGGGAatatacctagaaaaacaaaggCTGGTGATTGTGGATGATGTAAGCAAGGATACAGTAACTGACTGTGATGCGCTAGCTGACAGTAGTAGTGACGATAGCCTCCGCAAAAGTAAATCATCAGAGCGAGATATGACTGATAAGATTCTAACTGACACAAAGGCTATGCCTTCACTAGTGGCTGCCGGGAGTGTATGGTCGCTagctcattatcaccatcacaatggACGAATAAAAAACTGGCTATATTCCCTATGGTATTATCTCAAGAACCACAGTAAGTTCAGGAACAAACTCAAGGACAAACAAAATGCTGCTACATCTGAAGGAACCAAACAACGGCTGTTGTGTTCGCCGTCCTTCTGGCTGCTGGAGGCGTCGTGTTTCCTGAGCTTCATGGCAACTACCACCATGTTTGCAGTGTTCTTAGACTGGACGACGTGGGCGGGTATGTCAACAGCCTTCTCAGCAGCTCTTGCTGGCAGCGGGGCTGGAGACCTGGTAGGTCGTCTGCTGGCTGGAGCGCTAATGGGCCGGGGTTTCCCGCCCCTCCTACTATTCAGTGGGATACAGACGCTTCTTGCGGCCGCAATCGGCTTTGCGTCTTTGGCCTCCACTCCCCGGCAACTGGTGGCGGCCATGGTGGGCATGGGCATGGCTTGCGGGCTCCAGAGTGTTTTGTCTGCCCTCATACCCTCACAGCTCAGCTCGGGTTCGGGTGTGGGCCGCGTGCTAGGCTACCTCTTGCTTGTGACGGGAGCAGGAGCACTATCGGGGCCCCCAATAGCTGGTGTTCTTGTGGACCAAACAAACTCATACACTCCAGTGATGATCCTGTGTGCCGCAGCTCCAGCGGCTGCCGGTATCCTCAACTTGGTGGCACACTGTACCTCCCCGAGGGCGAAGAACGCTTCAAGCGACAGATAA
- the LOC139763074 gene encoding uncharacterized protein isoform X1, producing the protein MRLRGGSQQPVECLPDCGRGVSLPLLLLPTATAFLTAFISRFQALGTGGYLMAPQTPLLQPGQLQADSDAHLQPNMEEDLNYASVPYLVHTPVSTVASIPNLAHTSMPALIPAPTPTLLPTSTPIVPEPSPPNLVHCSVTILTPSCKESAKKDVAESLNAAEEEDVLGCLERRESSSSCSCPTTSSKPDVDGGWAWIVFAAAFLQFFVSSGMYYSFSVFFVELLRTFEESRAKTGWVYSTNSAVHMFCGPLSGWLISRWGPRATVMIGGVLAGLGNIMTAFAPSLDVIFFTHGFVNAVGTSLNFCGWVVGLGRFWKRRHALIVGMAMSGSGFGVFFLGPLMDSIVHEYGWRGAMLICAGMSFNFSVFGATIYSKKRETPAPEGIYLEKQRLVIVDDVSKDTVTDCDALADSSSDDSLRKSKSSERDMTDKILTDTKAMPSLVAAGSVWSLAHYHHHNGRIKNWLYSLWYYLKNHSKFRNKLKDKQNAATSEGTKQRLLCSPSFWLLEASCFLSFMATTTMFAVFLDWTTWAGMSTAFSAALAGSGAGDLVGRLLAGALMGRGFPPLLLFSGIQTLLAAAIGFASLASTPRQLVAAMVGMGMACGLQSVLSALIPSQLSSGSGVGRVLGYLLLVTGAGALSGPPIAGVLVDQTNSYTPVMILCAAAPAAAGILNLVAHCTSPRAKNASSDR; encoded by the exons GATACCTGATGGCCCCCCAGACCCCACTACTACAACCCGGCCAGCTTCAAGCTGATTCAGACGCTCACCTTCAGCCCAACATGGAGGAAGACCTCAACTACGCCTCCGTGCCCTACCTTGTACATACTCCAGTATCCACCGTGGCCTCTATACCCAACCTCGCTCATACCTCCATGCCCGCCCTCATACCagctcccacacccaccctcttaCCCACTTCCACGCCCATCGTGCCAGAGCCCTCCCCACCTAACCTCGTCCACTGCTCAGTGACAATCCTTACGCCGAGTTGCAAAGAATCTGCCAAAAAAGATGTCGCCGAATCTTTAAATGCTG cagaggaggaggatgtgttgggtTGCCTGGAGAGGCGTGAGTCCAGCTCAAGCTGCAGCTGCCCTACTACCTCCAGCAAGCCAGACGTGGACGGAGGGTGGGCGTGGATAGTGTTTGCAGCCGCCTTCCTTCAGTTCTTTGTCTCCTCAG GTATGTACTACTCCTTCAGCGTGTTCTTCGTGGAGCTCCTGCGAACGTTTGAGGAGAGCCGGGCAAAGACTGGCTGGGTATATTCCACCAACTCTGCGGTGCATATGTTCTGTGGGCCGTTAAGTGGCTGGCTGATCTCCCGCTGGGGCCCACGAGCCACCGTCATGATCGGAGGAGTGTTGGCCGGCCTAGGGAATATCATGACCGCCTTTGCTCCGAGTTTGGATGTCATCTTCTTTACCCATGGCTTCGTCAATG CTGTGGGAACGAGTCTCAACTTCTGCGGGTGGGTCGTAGGTTTGGGACGGTTCTGGAAGCGGCGCCACGCACTCATCGTCGGTATGGCCATGTCTGGCTCGGGCTTTGGCGTCTTCTTCCTTGGCCCTCTCATGGACTCCATCGTCCACGAGTACGGATGGAGGGGGGCTATGCTCATCTGTGCCGGTATGTCATTCAATTTTTCCGTGTTCGGGGCGACTATATACAGCAAAAAAAGAGAGACCCCGGCACCAGAGGGAatatacctagaaaaacaaaggCTGGTGATTGTGGATGATGTAAGCAAGGATACAGTAACTGACTGTGATGCGCTAGCTGACAGTAGTAGTGACGATAGCCTCCGCAAAAGTAAATCATCAGAGCGAGATATGACTGATAAGATTCTAACTGACACAAAGGCTATGCCTTCACTAGTGGCTGCCGGGAGTGTATGGTCGCTagctcattatcaccatcacaatggACGAATAAAAAACTGGCTATATTCCCTATGGTATTATCTCAAGAACCACAGTAAGTTCAGGAACAAACTCAAGGACAAACAAAATGCTGCTACATCTGAAGGAACCAAACAACGGCTGTTGTGTTCGCCGTCCTTCTGGCTGCTGGAGGCGTCGTGTTTCCTGAGCTTCATGGCAACTACCACCATGTTTGCAGTGTTCTTAGACTGGACGACGTGGGCGGGTATGTCAACAGCCTTCTCAGCAGCTCTTGCTGGCAGCGGGGCTGGAGACCTGGTAGGTCGTCTGCTGGCTGGAGCGCTAATGGGCCGGGGTTTCCCGCCCCTCCTACTATTCAGTGGGATACAGACGCTTCTTGCGGCCGCAATCGGCTTTGCGTCTTTGGCCTCCACTCCCCGGCAACTGGTGGCGGCCATGGTGGGCATGGGCATGGCTTGCGGGCTCCAGAGTGTTTTGTCTGCCCTCATACCCTCACAGCTCAGCTCGGGTTCGGGTGTGGGCCGCGTGCTAGGCTACCTCTTGCTTGTGACGGGAGCAGGAGCACTATCGGGGCCCCCAATAGCTGGTGTTCTTGTGGACCAAACAAACTCATACACTCCAGTGATGATCCTGTGTGCCGCAGCTCCAGCGGCTGCCGGTATCCTCAACTTGGTGGCACACTGTACCTCCCCGAGGGCGAAGAACGCTTCAAGCGACAGATAA
- the LOC139763074 gene encoding uncharacterized protein isoform X3 has protein sequence MRNGTRSSIVWTYQTLSSVKPPAPTRYLMAPQTPLLQPGQLQADSDAHLQPNMEEDLNYASVPYLVHTPVSTVASIPNLAHTSMPALIPAPTPTLLPTSTPIVPEPSPPNLVHCSVTILTPSCKESAKKDVAESLNAAEEEDVLGCLERRESSSSCSCPTTSSKPDVDGGWAWIVFAAAFLQFFVSSGMYYSFSVFFVELLRTFEESRAKTGWVYSTNSAVHMFCGPLSGWLISRWGPRATVMIGGVLAGLGNIMTAFAPSLDVIFFTHGFVNAVGTSLNFCGWVVGLGRFWKRRHALIVGMAMSGSGFGVFFLGPLMDSIVHEYGWRGAMLICAGMSFNFSVFGATIYSKKRETPAPEGIYLEKQRLVIVDDVSKDTVTDCDALADSSSDDSLRKSKSSERDMTDKILTDTKAMPSLVAAGSVWSLAHYHHHNGRIKNWLYSLWYYLKNHSKFRNKLKDKQNAATSEGTKQRLLCSPSFWLLEASCFLSFMATTTMFAVFLDWTTWAGMSTAFSAALAGSGAGDLVGRLLAGALMGRGFPPLLLFSGIQTLLAAAIGFASLASTPRQLVAAMVGMGMACGLQSVLSALIPSQLSSGSGVGRVLGYLLLVTGAGALSGPPIAGVLVDQTNSYTPVMILCAAAPAAAGILNLVAHCTSPRAKNASSDR, from the exons GATACCTGATGGCCCCCCAGACCCCACTACTACAACCCGGCCAGCTTCAAGCTGATTCAGACGCTCACCTTCAGCCCAACATGGAGGAAGACCTCAACTACGCCTCCGTGCCCTACCTTGTACATACTCCAGTATCCACCGTGGCCTCTATACCCAACCTCGCTCATACCTCCATGCCCGCCCTCATACCagctcccacacccaccctcttaCCCACTTCCACGCCCATCGTGCCAGAGCCCTCCCCACCTAACCTCGTCCACTGCTCAGTGACAATCCTTACGCCGAGTTGCAAAGAATCTGCCAAAAAAGATGTCGCCGAATCTTTAAATGCTG cagaggaggaggatgtgttgggtTGCCTGGAGAGGCGTGAGTCCAGCTCAAGCTGCAGCTGCCCTACTACCTCCAGCAAGCCAGACGTGGACGGAGGGTGGGCGTGGATAGTGTTTGCAGCCGCCTTCCTTCAGTTCTTTGTCTCCTCAG GTATGTACTACTCCTTCAGCGTGTTCTTCGTGGAGCTCCTGCGAACGTTTGAGGAGAGCCGGGCAAAGACTGGCTGGGTATATTCCACCAACTCTGCGGTGCATATGTTCTGTGGGCCGTTAAGTGGCTGGCTGATCTCCCGCTGGGGCCCACGAGCCACCGTCATGATCGGAGGAGTGTTGGCCGGCCTAGGGAATATCATGACCGCCTTTGCTCCGAGTTTGGATGTCATCTTCTTTACCCATGGCTTCGTCAATG CTGTGGGAACGAGTCTCAACTTCTGCGGGTGGGTCGTAGGTTTGGGACGGTTCTGGAAGCGGCGCCACGCACTCATCGTCGGTATGGCCATGTCTGGCTCGGGCTTTGGCGTCTTCTTCCTTGGCCCTCTCATGGACTCCATCGTCCACGAGTACGGATGGAGGGGGGCTATGCTCATCTGTGCCGGTATGTCATTCAATTTTTCCGTGTTCGGGGCGACTATATACAGCAAAAAAAGAGAGACCCCGGCACCAGAGGGAatatacctagaaaaacaaaggCTGGTGATTGTGGATGATGTAAGCAAGGATACAGTAACTGACTGTGATGCGCTAGCTGACAGTAGTAGTGACGATAGCCTCCGCAAAAGTAAATCATCAGAGCGAGATATGACTGATAAGATTCTAACTGACACAAAGGCTATGCCTTCACTAGTGGCTGCCGGGAGTGTATGGTCGCTagctcattatcaccatcacaatggACGAATAAAAAACTGGCTATATTCCCTATGGTATTATCTCAAGAACCACAGTAAGTTCAGGAACAAACTCAAGGACAAACAAAATGCTGCTACATCTGAAGGAACCAAACAACGGCTGTTGTGTTCGCCGTCCTTCTGGCTGCTGGAGGCGTCGTGTTTCCTGAGCTTCATGGCAACTACCACCATGTTTGCAGTGTTCTTAGACTGGACGACGTGGGCGGGTATGTCAACAGCCTTCTCAGCAGCTCTTGCTGGCAGCGGGGCTGGAGACCTGGTAGGTCGTCTGCTGGCTGGAGCGCTAATGGGCCGGGGTTTCCCGCCCCTCCTACTATTCAGTGGGATACAGACGCTTCTTGCGGCCGCAATCGGCTTTGCGTCTTTGGCCTCCACTCCCCGGCAACTGGTGGCGGCCATGGTGGGCATGGGCATGGCTTGCGGGCTCCAGAGTGTTTTGTCTGCCCTCATACCCTCACAGCTCAGCTCGGGTTCGGGTGTGGGCCGCGTGCTAGGCTACCTCTTGCTTGTGACGGGAGCAGGAGCACTATCGGGGCCCCCAATAGCTGGTGTTCTTGTGGACCAAACAAACTCATACACTCCAGTGATGATCCTGTGTGCCGCAGCTCCAGCGGCTGCCGGTATCCTCAACTTGGTGGCACACTGTACCTCCCCGAGGGCGAAGAACGCTTCAAGCGACAGATAA
- the LOC139763074 gene encoding uncharacterized protein isoform X2, which produces MRLRGGSQQPVECLPDCGRGVSLPLLLLPTATAFLTAFISRFQALGTGGYLMAPQTPLLQPGQLQADSDAHLQPNMEEDLNYASVPYLVHTPVSTVASIPNLAHTSMPALIPAPTPTLLPTSTPIVPEPSPPNLVHCSVTILTPSCKESAKKDVAESLNAEEEDVLGCLERRESSSSCSCPTTSSKPDVDGGWAWIVFAAAFLQFFVSSGMYYSFSVFFVELLRTFEESRAKTGWVYSTNSAVHMFCGPLSGWLISRWGPRATVMIGGVLAGLGNIMTAFAPSLDVIFFTHGFVNAVGTSLNFCGWVVGLGRFWKRRHALIVGMAMSGSGFGVFFLGPLMDSIVHEYGWRGAMLICAGMSFNFSVFGATIYSKKRETPAPEGIYLEKQRLVIVDDVSKDTVTDCDALADSSSDDSLRKSKSSERDMTDKILTDTKAMPSLVAAGSVWSLAHYHHHNGRIKNWLYSLWYYLKNHSKFRNKLKDKQNAATSEGTKQRLLCSPSFWLLEASCFLSFMATTTMFAVFLDWTTWAGMSTAFSAALAGSGAGDLVGRLLAGALMGRGFPPLLLFSGIQTLLAAAIGFASLASTPRQLVAAMVGMGMACGLQSVLSALIPSQLSSGSGVGRVLGYLLLVTGAGALSGPPIAGVLVDQTNSYTPVMILCAAAPAAAGILNLVAHCTSPRAKNASSDR; this is translated from the exons GATACCTGATGGCCCCCCAGACCCCACTACTACAACCCGGCCAGCTTCAAGCTGATTCAGACGCTCACCTTCAGCCCAACATGGAGGAAGACCTCAACTACGCCTCCGTGCCCTACCTTGTACATACTCCAGTATCCACCGTGGCCTCTATACCCAACCTCGCTCATACCTCCATGCCCGCCCTCATACCagctcccacacccaccctcttaCCCACTTCCACGCCCATCGTGCCAGAGCCCTCCCCACCTAACCTCGTCCACTGCTCAGTGACAATCCTTACGCCGAGTTGCAAAGAATCTGCCAAAAAAGATGTCGCCGAATCTTTAAATGCTG aggaggaggatgtgttgggtTGCCTGGAGAGGCGTGAGTCCAGCTCAAGCTGCAGCTGCCCTACTACCTCCAGCAAGCCAGACGTGGACGGAGGGTGGGCGTGGATAGTGTTTGCAGCCGCCTTCCTTCAGTTCTTTGTCTCCTCAG GTATGTACTACTCCTTCAGCGTGTTCTTCGTGGAGCTCCTGCGAACGTTTGAGGAGAGCCGGGCAAAGACTGGCTGGGTATATTCCACCAACTCTGCGGTGCATATGTTCTGTGGGCCGTTAAGTGGCTGGCTGATCTCCCGCTGGGGCCCACGAGCCACCGTCATGATCGGAGGAGTGTTGGCCGGCCTAGGGAATATCATGACCGCCTTTGCTCCGAGTTTGGATGTCATCTTCTTTACCCATGGCTTCGTCAATG CTGTGGGAACGAGTCTCAACTTCTGCGGGTGGGTCGTAGGTTTGGGACGGTTCTGGAAGCGGCGCCACGCACTCATCGTCGGTATGGCCATGTCTGGCTCGGGCTTTGGCGTCTTCTTCCTTGGCCCTCTCATGGACTCCATCGTCCACGAGTACGGATGGAGGGGGGCTATGCTCATCTGTGCCGGTATGTCATTCAATTTTTCCGTGTTCGGGGCGACTATATACAGCAAAAAAAGAGAGACCCCGGCACCAGAGGGAatatacctagaaaaacaaaggCTGGTGATTGTGGATGATGTAAGCAAGGATACAGTAACTGACTGTGATGCGCTAGCTGACAGTAGTAGTGACGATAGCCTCCGCAAAAGTAAATCATCAGAGCGAGATATGACTGATAAGATTCTAACTGACACAAAGGCTATGCCTTCACTAGTGGCTGCCGGGAGTGTATGGTCGCTagctcattatcaccatcacaatggACGAATAAAAAACTGGCTATATTCCCTATGGTATTATCTCAAGAACCACAGTAAGTTCAGGAACAAACTCAAGGACAAACAAAATGCTGCTACATCTGAAGGAACCAAACAACGGCTGTTGTGTTCGCCGTCCTTCTGGCTGCTGGAGGCGTCGTGTTTCCTGAGCTTCATGGCAACTACCACCATGTTTGCAGTGTTCTTAGACTGGACGACGTGGGCGGGTATGTCAACAGCCTTCTCAGCAGCTCTTGCTGGCAGCGGGGCTGGAGACCTGGTAGGTCGTCTGCTGGCTGGAGCGCTAATGGGCCGGGGTTTCCCGCCCCTCCTACTATTCAGTGGGATACAGACGCTTCTTGCGGCCGCAATCGGCTTTGCGTCTTTGGCCTCCACTCCCCGGCAACTGGTGGCGGCCATGGTGGGCATGGGCATGGCTTGCGGGCTCCAGAGTGTTTTGTCTGCCCTCATACCCTCACAGCTCAGCTCGGGTTCGGGTGTGGGCCGCGTGCTAGGCTACCTCTTGCTTGTGACGGGAGCAGGAGCACTATCGGGGCCCCCAATAGCTGGTGTTCTTGTGGACCAAACAAACTCATACACTCCAGTGATGATCCTGTGTGCCGCAGCTCCAGCGGCTGCCGGTATCCTCAACTTGGTGGCACACTGTACCTCCCCGAGGGCGAAGAACGCTTCAAGCGACAGATAA
- the LOC139763074 gene encoding uncharacterized protein isoform X5 has translation MAPQTPLLQPGQLQADSDAHLQPNMEEDLNYASVPYLVHTPVSTVASIPNLAHTSMPALIPAPTPTLLPTSTPIVPEPSPPNLVHCSVTILTPSCKESAKKDVAESLNAAEEEDVLGCLERRESSSSCSCPTTSSKPDVDGGWAWIVFAAAFLQFFVSSGMYYSFSVFFVELLRTFEESRAKTGWVYSTNSAVHMFCGPLSGWLISRWGPRATVMIGGVLAGLGNIMTAFAPSLDVIFFTHGFVNAVGTSLNFCGWVVGLGRFWKRRHALIVGMAMSGSGFGVFFLGPLMDSIVHEYGWRGAMLICAGMSFNFSVFGATIYSKKRETPAPEGIYLEKQRLVIVDDVSKDTVTDCDALADSSSDDSLRKSKSSERDMTDKILTDTKAMPSLVAAGSVWSLAHYHHHNGRIKNWLYSLWYYLKNHSKFRNKLKDKQNAATSEGTKQRLLCSPSFWLLEASCFLSFMATTTMFAVFLDWTTWAGMSTAFSAALAGSGAGDLVGRLLAGALMGRGFPPLLLFSGIQTLLAAAIGFASLASTPRQLVAAMVGMGMACGLQSVLSALIPSQLSSGSGVGRVLGYLLLVTGAGALSGPPIAGVLVDQTNSYTPVMILCAAAPAAAGILNLVAHCTSPRAKNASSDR, from the exons ATGGCCCCCCAGACCCCACTACTACAACCCGGCCAGCTTCAAGCTGATTCAGACGCTCACCTTCAGCCCAACATGGAGGAAGACCTCAACTACGCCTCCGTGCCCTACCTTGTACATACTCCAGTATCCACCGTGGCCTCTATACCCAACCTCGCTCATACCTCCATGCCCGCCCTCATACCagctcccacacccaccctcttaCCCACTTCCACGCCCATCGTGCCAGAGCCCTCCCCACCTAACCTCGTCCACTGCTCAGTGACAATCCTTACGCCGAGTTGCAAAGAATCTGCCAAAAAAGATGTCGCCGAATCTTTAAATGCTG cagaggaggaggatgtgttgggtTGCCTGGAGAGGCGTGAGTCCAGCTCAAGCTGCAGCTGCCCTACTACCTCCAGCAAGCCAGACGTGGACGGAGGGTGGGCGTGGATAGTGTTTGCAGCCGCCTTCCTTCAGTTCTTTGTCTCCTCAG GTATGTACTACTCCTTCAGCGTGTTCTTCGTGGAGCTCCTGCGAACGTTTGAGGAGAGCCGGGCAAAGACTGGCTGGGTATATTCCACCAACTCTGCGGTGCATATGTTCTGTGGGCCGTTAAGTGGCTGGCTGATCTCCCGCTGGGGCCCACGAGCCACCGTCATGATCGGAGGAGTGTTGGCCGGCCTAGGGAATATCATGACCGCCTTTGCTCCGAGTTTGGATGTCATCTTCTTTACCCATGGCTTCGTCAATG CTGTGGGAACGAGTCTCAACTTCTGCGGGTGGGTCGTAGGTTTGGGACGGTTCTGGAAGCGGCGCCACGCACTCATCGTCGGTATGGCCATGTCTGGCTCGGGCTTTGGCGTCTTCTTCCTTGGCCCTCTCATGGACTCCATCGTCCACGAGTACGGATGGAGGGGGGCTATGCTCATCTGTGCCGGTATGTCATTCAATTTTTCCGTGTTCGGGGCGACTATATACAGCAAAAAAAGAGAGACCCCGGCACCAGAGGGAatatacctagaaaaacaaaggCTGGTGATTGTGGATGATGTAAGCAAGGATACAGTAACTGACTGTGATGCGCTAGCTGACAGTAGTAGTGACGATAGCCTCCGCAAAAGTAAATCATCAGAGCGAGATATGACTGATAAGATTCTAACTGACACAAAGGCTATGCCTTCACTAGTGGCTGCCGGGAGTGTATGGTCGCTagctcattatcaccatcacaatggACGAATAAAAAACTGGCTATATTCCCTATGGTATTATCTCAAGAACCACAGTAAGTTCAGGAACAAACTCAAGGACAAACAAAATGCTGCTACATCTGAAGGAACCAAACAACGGCTGTTGTGTTCGCCGTCCTTCTGGCTGCTGGAGGCGTCGTGTTTCCTGAGCTTCATGGCAACTACCACCATGTTTGCAGTGTTCTTAGACTGGACGACGTGGGCGGGTATGTCAACAGCCTTCTCAGCAGCTCTTGCTGGCAGCGGGGCTGGAGACCTGGTAGGTCGTCTGCTGGCTGGAGCGCTAATGGGCCGGGGTTTCCCGCCCCTCCTACTATTCAGTGGGATACAGACGCTTCTTGCGGCCGCAATCGGCTTTGCGTCTTTGGCCTCCACTCCCCGGCAACTGGTGGCGGCCATGGTGGGCATGGGCATGGCTTGCGGGCTCCAGAGTGTTTTGTCTGCCCTCATACCCTCACAGCTCAGCTCGGGTTCGGGTGTGGGCCGCGTGCTAGGCTACCTCTTGCTTGTGACGGGAGCAGGAGCACTATCGGGGCCCCCAATAGCTGGTGTTCTTGTGGACCAAACAAACTCATACACTCCAGTGATGATCCTGTGTGCCGCAGCTCCAGCGGCTGCCGGTATCCTCAACTTGGTGGCACACTGTACCTCCCCGAGGGCGAAGAACGCTTCAAGCGACAGATAA